The Halostagnicola larsenii XH-48 region CTACCTTCCGCGTTTCGATCGTATCGGGCGTCCGGTTCACCATGCTTAGCGAGGGGTCTTCGTCGTCGTGGTCAGGCATCTCGTCGCCGGGTTCTTCGGGCGGTTCGACGCCGATCCCTTCCGCGACCCGCGTGGCGAACTCGTGGTCGACGTTGTTGAAGAGGTCGTAGACGGTCCGCTTGCGGATCTCCATGCGATCGACCTTCCCGAGTTCGAAGTGGGCGGCTTCGACGATGTTCTGTTTTTCCGTTTCGGTCATGCTGTTCCAGAACAGCCGCGCCTGCGAGAAGTGCTCCTCGAAGCTCTCGGATCGGTTGCGGATCTTTTGCCCGTCGATTTTCTCGGCGAAGTGTTCGTAGCCCCCCTCTTCCTCGGGAACTTCCTCGGGATAGTCGTCGCCGATCGAGTTCGGTTTGTACGACGCCTTGCCCTGGTTGATCTCCTGGCGCATGAACCCGGCCCGTTGGTTGTTGTGCCGTTCGGCGACCGGCCGGTTGATCGGAATCTCGTCCCAGTTGGCGCCGTTGAAGCGGTTGAGTTGGGTGTCCTGGTAGGAGAAGAGCCGACCCTGCAAGAGCGGGTCGTTCGTGAAGTCGATCCCCGGAACGACGTTGCCGGGGTGGAACGCGACCTGTTCGACCTCGGCGAAGAAGTTGTCCGGTCGCTCGTTCAAGACCATCTTCCCGATCGGCCTGACCGGGACCTCGGTTTCGGGGATGATCTTCGTCGGATCGAGCAGGTCGAAATCGAACCGGTCGGCCTCGTCCTCCTCGACGATCTGGACGCCGAATTCCCACTCGAGTTCGTAGCCCTCGTCGATGACCTCGTAGAGCCCCTCGCGGTTGAAGTCGGGGTTCTTGCCCGCGATTTTCTGGGTTTCGTCCCAGACGAGCTGGTTCGTGCCGAGTTTCGGTTCCCAGTGGAACTTGACGAAGACCGACTCGCCGTCGTCGTTGACGAACCGGAACGTGTGGACGCCAAAGCCCTGCATCATCCGGAAGGATCGGGGGAGCGCCCGCCCGGAAAGCAGCCACATGAGCATGTGCGTGATTTCGGGCTTCAGCGAGGCGAAGTCCCAGAAGGTGTCGTGGGCGGAGGCGGCCTGCGGAATCGCGTCGTCGGGCTCGGGCTTGATCGCGTGGACCAGGTCGGGGAACTCCATCGCGTCCTGAATGAAAAAGACCGGCATGTTGTTCCCGACCAGATCCCAGTTGCCCTCCTCGGTGTAGAACTTGGTCGCGAAGCCGCGTACGTCCCGTACCGTGTCCGCGGAGCCTCGAGAGCCGACGACCGTCGAGAACCGGGTGAACACCGGCGTCTTCTGGTCGGAATCTTGCAGGAACGACGCTTTCGTCAGCTCGGAGATGTCGTCGTACTCGCCCAGATCGGGATCCTCGTAGGGCTGATAGTACCCGTGAGCGCCCGTGCCGCGGGCGTGGACGACCCGCTCGGGGATCGACTCGTGGTCGAACTGGGTCATTTTCTCCCGGAAGTGAAAGTCCTCCATGATCGTCGGCCCGCGCTCGCCCGCCTTGAGCGAGTTGTCGGTGTCCGTGATCTTGACGCCGTGATCGGAGGTCAGCTGTTCGCCCTCCTGGTTCTCCCGGACCTCCTCGAGCTGGTCCTGCTTGCTCTCCCCGTCGATTTCGCCGCCAGCGTCGTCGCTCGTTCCGGTCTGTCCCGACCCCGTCTCGTCGTCGGAACCGCCGTCGGTCATCTCCGTTGGGCTCGACTCGTCGGCCGGTTCTTCCCGGCCCGATTCGGTCTCGGTCGCGTTCGATGGCTCCGCCTCGGTATCGTCGTTCGAATCGTGTTCTGACATGATAGTGCTCCCTCGAGATGCGGTCACGGGTTCGCGGTCCGTCGACTGTCGACGGCGGTCTCTCCGTGCCCGTGTTATCTAGCGGGCCATAACCAGCGGTATAAACGCTCGGCACTCCCTTGCAAGCCACGGCCGAGCGGTCGGCGAATCGGCTTCACCGCTGGCGGTCAGTTACCGTCCGGTCGCCGAAAAAAGAGCGGTCGTCTCGGAGCCAATCAGGCGCTCTCGAGTCCCCGAAGCACGCCCTGGCCGTCGGTGCCGCCGACGTCGGGAAGCGTGACGCGTTCGGGGTGGGGCATCAACACCGCCACGGAGTCCCGCTCGCCGAGCACGCCCGCGACGTTGTGTTTCGATCCGTTGGGGTTGGCGTCCTCGGTCAGCTCGCCGGTTTCGTCGCAGTACCGAAAGAGGACGCGATCCTCGGCCTCGAGTTCCTCGAGTCGCTCGTCGTCGACCTCGTAACGGCCCTCGCCGTGGGCGATCGGGATCTCGAGTACGTCACCCTCGTCGTAGGCCGCGGTCCAGGGGGTGTCGTCGCGCTCGACGCGGAGATAGACGTGTTCGCACTGAAAGCGCGCGCTCTCGTTGGTCGTGAACGCGCCCTCGGTGAGCCCCGACTCGCAGCCGACCTGCGCGCCGTTACAGACGCCCAGCACGGGAACGCCGTCGGCGGCGGCCTCGCGGATCTCGTCCATGATCGGTGACCGGGCCGCCATTGCGCCGGCCCGGAGGTAGTCGCCGTAGGAGAAGCCGCCGGGGAGGACGATTCCCGAGGTGTCGGCCGGGAGGCCGTCCTCGTGCCAGACGATCTCGGCGTCGATATCGAGGTGAGCGAGTGCGCGTTCGGCGTCTCGGTCGCAGTTCGAGCCGCCGAACCTGATGATTGAAACAGTCATGGTCGATTCACTCCCGTTCGGCCACGTCGATGTCGTAGTCGTGGATCGTCGGGTTCGCGAGCAGCCGTTCGGCCATCTCCTCGACCTCCGCTTCGGCGTCGCCCGCGCTCTCGGCCTCGAGGTCAATCTCGTAGCGGTCGGTCGAACGCAGCGCCTCGAGATCGAAACCGAGCCGCTCGAGCGAGCGTTTTGTGGTCTCGGCCTCGGGATCGAGGACGCCGTGTTTGAGACGAACCGTCACCGTCGCGGTGTAGGCAGTCATTACCTGAATCCCCGTAACCGTGCTCAAAAACCCTTTCGGGTTTGGCCTGTGATACACGTTCGTGGATATTGTCGCTCGCCCTGGGTCACGTGCGATCGGCCGACACTACTTTGACCCCGAAAGACAGGGCTTTTCACGATACGTCGCATGAGACGGTACTGATGTTTCGAGATTCGCTCGAGCGGAGGTGGCAGCGATGACGACCGACGTAACTGAAATCACGGTCGTTGGGGACGACGATACCGGGCTGATCGCCCGAGTGACGAGCCTCCTCTTCGAGCGCGGGATCAATATCGAAGACCTCGATCAGGCGGTCAGAGACGGCGTTTTTCGAATGTACCTCGCCGTCGATACGAGCGAGATGGTCTGTACGAAGGACACGCTTCGAGAGGACTTGGCCGAGCTGGGGACCGATCTCGACCTGGACGTGCAGGTCCGATTCCCCGCCGACCGGGATAACCAGCAGATCGCCGTCCTCGTGACCAAAGAGAGCCACTGCCTTGAGGCGCTGTTCGAGGCGTGGGCCAACGACGAACTGGGGGCCGACATCGGCGTCGTCATCGGGAACCACGACGACCTCGAGCCGCTGGCCGATCACTACGACGTGCCGTTTCACGACATCGGCACCGAATCCGGCCAGCAGGACGAGGAGCGACTCCTCGAGTTGCTCGCGGAGTACGACGCCGACCTGATCGTCCTCGCGCGGTACATGCGGATCCTCAGCCCGAACGTCGTCTTCCGGTACGAGGATCGCATCATCAACGTCCACCCCTCTCTGCTCCCGGCGTTCCCCGGCGCGGAGGCCTACCGGCAGGCCGTCGAGGAGGGCGTCCGCGTCGCGGGCGTCACCGCCCACTACGTCACGACCGACCTCGATCAGGGGCCGGTGATCACCCAGCGCGCCTTCGACGTGCCCGACGACGCCGATCTGGACGAGATGAAACGCCGCGGCCAGCCGCTCGAGGCAGACGCTTTGCTCGAGGCCGTGCGCCTGCACCTGAACGGGGACGTCTCGGTCCACCGCGGTCGGACGACGGTCAGAGAAGACGGCGACGACTACCAGCTCGGACTGCCCGAGGAAGTCGACGACTTCGTGCCGGACCGTCCGATCGACGGGATCGGAAGCGTCGTCGCCGACGAGTAACGGTTCGCAGAACTGGTCATTTTGTTTCTATGGATGAGAGGGGAGCTCCGTTGCTGGTAAGTACAGGGATTTATTGCATCAATAGCTGAACTACCGGTCACTTATTCGGGCCCGATAATCTCAACTTTAATTCCTTCTGGATCTTCACAGTAGAGGGCATAGTAGCCGCCAGCATATGGGTGCTGGTCTTCATACAGAACTCGAGAGTCTGCCCGTTTACGGATGTCCGTAGTCAATTCATCGACTTGTTCACGAGATTCGGCGTGAAACGCGAGGTGATTCAGGCCAGACGCCAATCGGTCAAACGGATGGTCGGAGTTGTCTGCCTCTGTGACCACAATGTAGGTCGGACCGTTACTCCACTCGTTTTTTCGTTCGTAGCCGAGTTTGTCCAGAAACCATCCCCAAAAGTCGATCGACGTCGCTAAATCAGCGGTGCAGAGTTCGACGTGGTGTAGATTGCCAGCGTGGTCAGGGTCTGCGTGATCGTAACCCATAGATACCAAACTACGCGAAACCATCAAAAAATCATCTACTGGAGGCGATCAATTTGCATCTGTGGAGTACAACTTTTCTATTGTGGCAGATATTTGGAAACACTTCAAATATACCTGCTATATCGGATCGATACCAGTAGAACAACACCTTCGTCGCTCCGAAACGTCCGTTTCACTTCCCTAGACCACTATCCGCCCCGACGATCCGTTCGAGAATTTCGGGTGTTCAGGATTGCCACTCCTCGAGACAGTCGTCATCACAGAAATTGCTGTAGGCCGCTTCGTCATCCTCGAGGTTCGTCACGACTCTCCTGTTCGGACTCGCCTCGATCGGGTCGCCGCAGTTGTCACACCGTGGTCCGTCGTCGTCCGGTGAATCAGTCATTAGCGATACGTGGGCCGAAACGCACTTGAACGAACCTGTTGGGTCAGTATTGGCCACCCGAGAGAGAATCGACAAGTGAGCGTCTATTAGAGCTGTTCCGCCGTTTATCGCGTTCTGTCTCGAGCGAAGGTTCGAGACTCGAGTCTCGACGTGTGCCTCGAGCGGCGTTCGCGGGCTCGAGGCCGTCGCGACGCGATAGCCGGACGACGGTCCCGCTTATTAGCTCGGAAACCGTAGCTTGGTACGTTATGGCACATCAAGAGGTCCAACAGGAGCTATTCGTCGATCAGTACACGCTTGGGCTGGTCGGCCCCGATCAGGAGTGGGCCGGCACCGTCGCCGACGGTGGAACGATCGAGACCTACACGCCGCCGGGCTGTTGGGGGCCGATGATCACGCCGGACTTTCGGGGCGGCCACGAGGTCACGCGGCCGATCCGGGTCGAGGGCGCGACAGTCGGCGACGCCATCGCGCTGCGGATTCGGGACGTGTCGGTAACCAGCATGGCGACGAGCACCGGGTCGATGGCCGAACGGGAGGGCGCCTTCGGCGACGATCCGTTCGTCGACCACCGCTGTCCCGAGTGCGGCACGAAGTGGCCCGAGAGCGTCGTCGAGGGGACCGGCGAGGACGCGATCAAGTGCGTCGAGTGCGGCGCGAACGCCTCCTCGTTCGGCTTCGAGTACGGCTACACCGTCGCGTTCGACGACGACCACGAGGTCGGCATCACGCTGGACGGCGACGCAGCCCACGAACTCGCGACGGACGCCGCGAACGTGATGGACATCCCCGAGAACTCGAGACAGCACCCGATCTTGCTCTACGAGCCGGACGAGATGCCGGGCACGCTCGGTCGGCTTCGCCCGTTCATCGGCAACGTCGGGACGACGCCGCCCGTGACGCTCCCCGATTCGCACAACGCGGGCGACTTCGGTCAGTTCCTCGTCGGCGCAGAGCACGACTACGGTGTCGAGACCCAGGAGGACCTCGAGGCCCGCACCGACGGCCACATGGACGTGCCGGAGGTACGGGCCGGCGCGACGCTCATCTGCCCGGTCAAGATCGACGGTGGCGGCGTCTACGTCGGCGATCTCCACGCGAATCAAGGCGACGGCGAACTCTCCTTGCACACGACGGACGTCAGCGGAACGGTGCGGATGGACGTCGAGGTGATCGAGGGCCTCGAACTCGACGGCCCGCTCCTCCTCCCGAACGAGGCGGATCTGCCGTTTATCAGCCGGCCGTACAGCGACGAGGAACGAGAATCCGGCCGGGAACTCGCCGCCGATCACAGCGTCGACCTCGAGGAGGATATGGGCCCGATTCAGGTGATCGGCAGCGGCGAGACTGTCAACGACGCGACCCAGAACGCCTTCGATCGGGCGTCCTCGCTCCTCGAGATGAGCGAGGGCGAGGTTCGTTCGCGGTGTACGTTCACCGGCGGCGTCCAGATCGGTCGGCTCCCCGGCGTCGTCCAGCTCGACCTGCTCGCGCCGATGGCCGTGCTCGAGGATCGCGGTATCGCACACCTCGTTCGCGAGCAGTACGACCTCTAGGCCGTCTGCTCGGCCGCAAGGAGCACACCGATCGCAGCCAAACGGACGGTTAGAACGAGACCTGTTCGTCCTCTCGAGTCTCGCCGAGTGCGGGCGGGGTCCTGTCGGAGTAGAACTTCCGCCCGATCGCCCTGCTGTCGACCATGTTGAAGATCGCCTGGCGCGCTTCAGCGGGCGAATTGTAGGTTTCGTTCGACATCGCACCCAGCAGTTCCTCGAGCGATTCCGAGCCGTCCGGAAGCTCGAGCGCGTACTCGCCGTAGGTGTCGACGAGTTCCTCGTTCGTCGCGGGATAGCCGTGATCGGCGAGCTTCCCTTCGAGGTCGCCGAATTCGATACCGAGTTCGCGGGTAGGACTGTATGAGTTGCTCATCGTTTCGACCGGCACCACCTCCCACGGGCAGCGGTAAACAACCGTGGGGTGCGCATGACGGCATCGGGGCGATACCACGCTCTCCTGGGTGGGTTTCGAACGTTATCGGAGAAACTGCGACAGTTCGTCTCGAGACCGTGCGACTAGATCGATCGTCACTTCGGCGAAGAGCGACCGGTAGTCGGATAGGGGAGTACTCCGCTTTAGTCGGTCGATTCGGCGGTTTCGGCGGCCGCGCTCGATTGGGTCGCCGATTGAGTGGACGACTCTGCGGACGGGGGCGTCAACGTGAACGTGAGAAGGAGCATGACTCCGACGAAGAGCGCCAGCGCAACGCTCGCGAGCGCGGTCACTCCAATGGTCAGGTCGAACGGAACGATGCTAGCTGTCACGGCAGCGGAACTCTCGAGGGACATGAACTGGTGTCTAGTGGCCGTTTGGAGTCGCGTAATATGAGCGTTACTTTTTTCGATTTCGCGCCGATACAATGTGGGTTGCTAGCGTCTAGCAGCTTTTGAGCAGTCCCCGTTCGACCCGATCGAGCGAGTCACTGCTCGTCCCGTTTCGCAGCCACGACGGAAACCCGGTCAACCGATCCGCTGACACCGTTCTACTGTTCCATCACCATCGATAACGACCGCGAGTCCCGTTTCGTCAAGAGAGATGGTGATTTCGGCCGTCCCGTTCTCGAGCAGTTCCACTTCGCTCACCCTCGAGAGAGCCGTCGATCCGCGCTGCATCGCGAGCGGGGTGAGATCGTGGTCGTCGTACAGCGCGATGACGGCCGGGACGGAACCGAGCAAACTCGGTATCGGAACCGGATAGGACATCCAGCACGCCTCGCAGGCGACCGTGGCATAGACCGTCTCGAGTTGGAGGTACAGTTCCGGGATCGTCTCCCGCGGAAACGAGATCGTGGCCGGTCCCCAGCAGTACGGACAGACCCCGCGACGAATCGATTCGATATCGGCCGCGTGTCGCCGGAGTGCGAGTTCCACGAGCGTCTCGAGTGACTGGTGGCTGGCGGCGACTGGCGGGACCGGATAGCCGAGCGTAGTCCCATGATCGGGGCAGGCGAGCAACAGCAGGTGCTCGTCGTGGCGGGCGACCATCGGCTGATCACAGTGAGGACAGCGTTCGTCAGTGACGCTCTCGCACACCGCGGTCTCACCGTCGTACGTTCCCGATCGAATCGCGGTAACAACATAGAGCGCGGCGATCGTCGGCCGGTACTGCTCGTTTTCCTTGACAATGAACTCGTCTTGCAACTTCTGGAGATGGTAGTTGAACCGGCTCGTGTCGTCGACGCCGACTCGATCGCAGAGCTTCGAAAACGAGAGCCAACCGGCCGACCACGCCGCTTCGTAGTGATCGGCGAGTTCGAACAGAATCTCGAGTCGCGTTTCGTCACCGAGGGCCGCGTACGCGTCGTCCGGAACGGTCCAATTCGGGTCGGTCATGCGTCTGCGATCGGTCGCGACTCGGATAGCTATTCCGGACATGACATACTATCGACTTAAAATCCGTTCAGAGAATACATATCTGCGAACGGTTCGACATGTCCGCTATGGTCGAAACGACAAGCCAGACCGACGCGCTCGAGTCCCCCGTCGAGCGAACGTCTCGAGGCCGTGCGTTGGCAATCGTCGCGCTTCTCGGCATCGCTGCGGTTATTTCGAACATCGCCACCAGCTTCCTCGCCGTGCAGGTACAGCCCAGCGAGGAGTGGATAACGTTCGCGCTCAGTCTGCTCGCGATTGAGGGTTCGTTTCTCGTCGTCGGCGTGGGATACATGTGGTATCGGCCAGCCGTCGACATCCCGATTCGGCCCCCGAACCGGTACGACTGGGGTATCGCTATCGCGGGCGTCGCTGCCGGGCTCGTTGCCGTGACGCTCTCGTTTGCCAGTACTGATGCATTGATACCCGCCGTCGAGGTGCTGCCAGGATTCACGGAGTACGCGGGGTACGACTCCTCGTCGGCGACCGTACTGGTCCTCGGTGCGGTGCTGTCGCTGCTCGTCGTCGGTCCCGTCGAGGAGTTCCTGTTTCGCGGCGTGATTCAGGGGCGTCTGCGAGCGGCGTTCGGACCGGCCGCGGCCATCGGACTGGCCGGATTCGTGTTCTCGTTTTTCCACCTGTATCCGATCCTCCTGCTCGGACCGTCGGCCGCGGTCATCGTTCACGTAACCATCTACTACACTGTGATGGGCGCGATCTTCGGCGTGACCTACGAACGAACGAACACGCTCGTAGTCCCCGCGTTCGTTCACGGCGCGTTCAACGCGGTTTTGTTCCTCGGCTCGATGGCCTTTGTATAGGACGTTACACCGCCTTTGACACTCCCAAACGGCGAATCCACTGTGTTTTTGCGCCGCGCCCTCTTTCCGCCCGATAGAACCAGTCCCGGCTATCAGCGGTGACCTTACGACCGAAAAACGCTCCTGTTGCTATTTCTGGATCCGGGTCCTATCCGTCTGGTCAAGAAGTGAGTCCGTTCGCCGTCGTCTCGTCGAAATCAGCCGTTACAGCCGACTGACCGCGCCGATCGCACTCGAGAGCGGCGGTGCGTCGAAGAGATTTAGCCCGGTGTAGGCGTTGGTACCGGCACAGTAGAGGTCTCGGGCCGTCTCGATCATGTCTTCATCGAGCGGTTCCGGATCCCGCTCGCACAGCGACTTCCAGTCAGCGATATCGCGGCGCTCGGCTTCGGCTTTCGCGTGTTTGACCGACTCGACCCACTCGGGCTGGGTCCGTTTGTGGTACTGTCGGAGGACTTCCTTCGATAACTGGGTGCCCTCGTGGCTGAACCGGTTTTCGTCGAACGTGCCGACCACGTCGGCGACCCGAATCTCGCCGTCGAAGGTGAGACACTCGATCTTGCCGTCCTGGTGGACCAGATCGGCCCCGGTCGCCTGCTCGGTGATGATCTCGTTGACCTCGCGTGCGATCGACTCGAGGTCAGTGATCGAAGCCTCACCGGCGATGTAATCCGCTTCTTCGCGGTCGAGGTACCGGTCGCCTTCCTCGTACTTCGTCGAAAACTCGACGATCGGATTCTCGAGGTCGACCGGCTCGTCGGGCCAGCTCGAGAACTCGAGGCCGTGGTCTGCCGGTTCGGTCCGCCGGCGGAGACTCGAGCCGACCGGGACCGTGTTCCGGAAGACGATCTCGAGGGGGATCAGGTAGTTCGAGCCCGCCTCGGCGTGGTACGACTCGTAGTCGTACTCTCTCCCCTCGTTCGGGAGGTCAGGTACTTGCGTCAGATCGATCTCCATCTCCCAGGGCGGACGCGAGGCGTCCGCGAGCGGGATCACCTCGCCGTCCTCGCTGACGCCGCGATAGTGGGTCGGAACGCCCGCCCGCTCGAGCAGTTCGAAGTTGAACGCGCCCATCGTACAGAGCGTCGCCCCCTTCTGTGGGATCTGGTCGGGCATTTTGCCCCAGTCGAACACCGAGTAATCGTCGGTGAAGACGAACGCGCCGCGGCCGAGCGAGTCGGCCGTCGCCGGTTCCTCGATGCGAAACTCCTTGACGCTCGTCATTCGTGGCACCTCGCCGAGTAGCCCCCGCGGTTCATACTCGAGTTGCCGTGTCCCCATCGTAAGAAGTTTTCAGTATTCCTCGCGGTCCCGCTCCGTCGGGCACGCTCGTGACGGCCCCACTAGCAAACTGTTCGGTTCGGTCGTTTACATCCCCGTCAGACCCGCCGCTCGGAGATAGCGGCGACTCCAATCACGTTCCACCACGTTTTTGGCGCTGTAACGGGTTCGTTGCCACGATGGAGCGACCGGTGACCGAGGCGGACCTCGAATTCGAGCACGTTCCCGAGACCGATCAGTCGTTCGAGAACGCCCTCGAGAAAGCACGGGATGGGCAACGACTCACCGTCGACGACGGTATCGAACTGTTGACCACGGGAACGAACACCGAGGGGATCGACCGGCGACGGAAAGAACTGGTCCTCGAGGCTGCAGACCGCCGGCGCGCAGAGGTCGTCGGCGAGGAGGTCACGTTCATCGCGAACCTGAACAACAACGTGACGACGGCCTGTAACGTCGGCTGTCTGTTCTGTAACTTCAAGGACGCCGCCCACACCTTCGAATCGGACGCGGAGATGGAGAGCCAGGGCTTTACCAAAACCCCGGCCGAGTCTCGAGAGATCGTCAGCAACGCGGTCGATCGGGGTATCTACGAGGTCACGTCTGTTTCCGGGCTACACCCCGCGTTCGCACTCGACGACGAACACCTAGAAATCCTCGAGGCGACCGAAAACCGCAAGGCGGTCAACTTCAAGCCGCCCGAGCGGTACGACACCGACCCCGGAACCTACACCGAACAGATGGCGGCGATGAGCGTCGACGGTGTCCACGTCCACTCGATGACGCCCGAGGAGGCCTACCACGCCCGGCGCGGCACCGACTGGTCCTACCGGGAGGTCTACAGCCGACTTCGAGACGCCGGCCTCGATACCGTCCCCGGAACCGCGGCCGAAATCCTCGTCGAGGAGGTCCGGGAGGTGATCTGCCCCGGCAAGATCAGCACCGACGGCTGGCTCGAGGCGATGGAGGCGGCCGCCGACGCCGGTCACGGCCTCACCTCGACGATCATGTACGGCCACGTCGAGAACGAGGCCCACCGGGTCATGCACCTAAAACGCATCCGCGACCTCCAAGAGCGCGTCGACGGCGCGATCGCCGAGTTCGTCCCGCTATCCTTTATCCACCAGAACACGCCGCTTTACGAACACGACGTCGTCTCCGGCGGCGCGAGCACCGACGAGGACGAACTGCTGATCGCCGTCTCGAGGCTCTTCCTCGACAACATCGACCACATCCAGTCCTCGTGGGTGAAATACGGCGACCAGCAGGGACTGAAGATGCTCTCCTGTGGCGCGGACGATTTCATGGGAACGATCCTCTCCGAGGAGATCACCAAACGCGCCGGCGGCGAGTACGGCGAGTTCCGCTCGGTCGAGGACTACGTCGACCTCATCACCTCGATCGGACGCGTCCCCGTCGAGCGCTCGACGGACTACGAAAAGCGCCGCGTCGTCGACCCCGACGACCCGCCGTTCGGTCCGCAACTGGGGCCGAAAGCTGACGGCACGCCGCTGCTCGCTCGAGGCGACGATACCGTTCCCGCCGACGACTGATACGTTTCCCGCGTGACGCTCGATCGATGCGATACTCCTCTCTCCTGAGAATCGGATTCCGACACCCGTTTGCCGTCTTCGCGGTCTCCGCTCACCCTGAGTAGCTAAACTCGAGCACGTCGCCCTCTTCGATGCCCCGTTCTGTGGTCCACTCGTAGTTGACCTCGAGGACGAACTGGCCGTAGCCCGGATACCCCTGTTCGGAGCCGTCCTCGTTCGGGCCGGGCTTTGGCGCGTGGTGAATCCCCGTGATGACGCCCTCGCTGTCGGCGTAGATGATGTCGATGCCGAAGGACATGTCGGGCATGATGAATCGAAGGTCCTGCTCGGAGCTGTTGATGAAGATCATGCCCCGATCCTCGGGCAACTCCTCGGTGTCGCTGAGGCCGATCGTTTGCAGTTCGGACGTGTCGGCGACCGCAGCCGTCACCTCCCCGAGTTCCTCGCCGTCGAGGGTCATCACGCTGACCTCGGTCTCGTCGTAATCGGCGTGGACCTCCGAGAAGTCGCCATCGCTCGAGTTCTCGTCCTCGTCGCTCTCGTTTTGCTCGTCTCCGCCGTCGCCCGCGCCCGAATCGTCGTCGCCACCAGACTCGTCGGTACTCGCGCTCGAGTCGTCGTCCGCCGGATCGCTTTCGTCGTCGGATTCGGTACAGCCGGCGAGACTGGCCCCGACGCCGACTGCGAGGCCTGTCAGGAGAGTTCGTCGATTCGACGTCGGTGATCGAGGAGGGGTCATCTACTGAGTTTCTGACCACGGAGACACTGATAAATATTTGTCAACGCTCACGCGTACGTGTACATTTCCCTCGAGCGCGCCGCTCCTATCGGAGCCGTTCGACACCTCGACGGTCAGTTTTCGCCAGTCTGGTGGTCGACACTCTCGGTATCGTCGACCCTCGCCGCTATGTCGAACTTGACCCCGGTTAGCTCCTCGGAGACGGTCCAGAGTTTCCGTGCGGTCTCGCGGTCGTAAGACTGCTCGGCCGAGCGCTGGCGTTCGGGCGCGCCGCGCATGTTCATGAATCCGCCCGGGCCGTAGTACTCCCCGCCCTGCACGTCGCTCGCCGTCGCCGCGTACAGCGTCGACAGCGCGCCCTTGGCCGCCGACTGGGCGAGCACGGCGTTCGAAACATCCATCAGGAGCTTTCGCGCCCGCGAGCCGCTCATCTCGGGTGCGCGAGCCTGAAGCGAGGTGTCGGCGTAGCCCGGGTGGACCCCCACGCTCAGCGCGTTCGAGGGAGTCGACTCGAGTC contains the following coding sequences:
- a CDS encoding catalase, encoding MSEHDSNDDTEAEPSNATETESGREEPADESSPTEMTDGGSDDETGSGQTGTSDDAGGEIDGESKQDQLEEVRENQEGEQLTSDHGVKITDTDNSLKAGERGPTIMEDFHFREKMTQFDHESIPERVVHARGTGAHGYYQPYEDPDLGEYDDISELTKASFLQDSDQKTPVFTRFSTVVGSRGSADTVRDVRGFATKFYTEEGNWDLVGNNMPVFFIQDAMEFPDLVHAIKPEPDDAIPQAASAHDTFWDFASLKPEITHMLMWLLSGRALPRSFRMMQGFGVHTFRFVNDDGESVFVKFHWEPKLGTNQLVWDETQKIAGKNPDFNREGLYEVIDEGYELEWEFGVQIVEEDEADRFDFDLLDPTKIIPETEVPVRPIGKMVLNERPDNFFAEVEQVAFHPGNVVPGIDFTNDPLLQGRLFSYQDTQLNRFNGANWDEIPINRPVAERHNNQRAGFMRQEINQGKASYKPNSIGDDYPEEVPEEEGGYEHFAEKIDGQKIRNRSESFEEHFSQARLFWNSMTETEKQNIVEAAHFELGKVDRMEIRKRTVYDLFNNVDHEFATRVAEGIGVEPPEEPGDEMPDHDDEDPSLSMVNRTPDTIETRKVAVLVDDGYDADHLEAIRSTLEDEGARVEIVSKLLGDVEAANGDTVDADESHGTTESVLYDAVYVPGGEGSVDALVEQGTAKHFVAELFKHKKPIAAVGGGTELLEAVELPGIDVANAKEGVVSEQGVVMESDGDDLEAAAEAFVDAIAAHRHWDRDSKEVRA
- the purQ gene encoding phosphoribosylformylglycinamidine synthase I, translating into MTVSIIRFGGSNCDRDAERALAHLDIDAEIVWHEDGLPADTSGIVLPGGFSYGDYLRAGAMAARSPIMDEIREAAADGVPVLGVCNGAQVGCESGLTEGAFTTNESARFQCEHVYLRVERDDTPWTAAYDEGDVLEIPIAHGEGRYEVDDERLEELEAEDRVLFRYCDETGELTEDANPNGSKHNVAGVLGERDSVAVLMPHPERVTLPDVGGTDGQGVLRGLESA
- the purS gene encoding phosphoribosylformylglycinamidine synthase subunit PurS, translated to MTAYTATVTVRLKHGVLDPEAETTKRSLERLGFDLEALRSTDRYEIDLEAESAGDAEAEVEEMAERLLANPTIHDYDIDVAERE
- a CDS encoding formyltetrahydrofolate deformylase, translated to MTTDVTEITVVGDDDTGLIARVTSLLFERGINIEDLDQAVRDGVFRMYLAVDTSEMVCTKDTLREDLAELGTDLDLDVQVRFPADRDNQQIAVLVTKESHCLEALFEAWANDELGADIGVVIGNHDDLEPLADHYDVPFHDIGTESGQQDEERLLELLAEYDADLIVLARYMRILSPNVVFRYEDRIINVHPSLLPAFPGAEAYRQAVEEGVRVAGVTAHYVTTDLDQGPVITQRAFDVPDDADLDEMKRRGQPLEADALLEAVRLHLNGDVSVHRGRTTVREDGDDYQLGLPEEVDDFVPDRPIDGIGSVVADE
- a CDS encoding VOC family protein, yielding MGYDHADPDHAGNLHHVELCTADLATSIDFWGWFLDKLGYERKNEWSNGPTYIVVTEADNSDHPFDRLASGLNHLAFHAESREQVDELTTDIRKRADSRVLYEDQHPYAGGYYALYCEDPEGIKVEIIGPE
- a CDS encoding DUF7576 family protein, producing MTDSPDDDGPRCDNCGDPIEASPNRRVVTNLEDDEAAYSNFCDDDCLEEWQS
- a CDS encoding acetamidase/formamidase family protein yields the protein MAHQEVQQELFVDQYTLGLVGPDQEWAGTVADGGTIETYTPPGCWGPMITPDFRGGHEVTRPIRVEGATVGDAIALRIRDVSVTSMATSTGSMAEREGAFGDDPFVDHRCPECGTKWPESVVEGTGEDAIKCVECGANASSFGFEYGYTVAFDDDHEVGITLDGDAAHELATDAANVMDIPENSRQHPILLYEPDEMPGTLGRLRPFIGNVGTTPPVTLPDSHNAGDFGQFLVGAEHDYGVETQEDLEARTDGHMDVPEVRAGATLICPVKIDGGGVYVGDLHANQGDGELSLHTTDVSGTVRMDVEVIEGLELDGPLLLPNEADLPFISRPYSDEERESGRELAADHSVDLEEDMGPIQVIGSGETVNDATQNAFDRASSLLEMSEGEVRSRCTFTGGVQIGRLPGVVQLDLLAPMAVLEDRGIAHLVREQYDL
- a CDS encoding DUF5789 family protein, which codes for MSNSYSPTRELGIEFGDLEGKLADHGYPATNEELVDTYGEYALELPDGSESLEELLGAMSNETYNSPAEARQAIFNMVDSRAIGRKFYSDRTPPALGETREDEQVSF